From one Deinococcus fonticola genomic stretch:
- the dnaA gene encoding chromosomal replication initiator protein DnaA: protein MLGYVRKNISEVEYHTWFAPVKNLGVQDGSLVLGVRNSFAQEWFRKHYLELLEDALRSLGAQNPQVSFQVLPAQQDALLSLNDPPPPPAVVTAGKPAPVIHPVPTADNRRSLNPKYTFENFVVGPNNNLAHAAALAVAESPGKAYNPLFIYGDVGLGKTHLMHAVGHYIAERFPEKRIEYVSTETFTNELINSIRDDKTTQFRNRYRSVDLLLVDDIQFVAGKERTQEEFFHTFNALYESHKQIILSSDRPPKEIQTLEGRLRSRFEWGLITDIQSPEFETRVAILKMNAEHNRISVPQEVLELIARQVTSNIRELEGALMRVVAFASLNNVPFSRAVAAKALSNIFTPQEVKVEMMDVLRQVASHYNMPPEVIRGSGRVREVVVPRQVAQYLIRELTDHSLPEIGQFFGRDHSTVMHAINKVSEQMGKDADVTEAITILRKRMQGTEDDELEA from the coding sequence GTGCTGGGTTACGTCCGCAAAAACATATCCGAGGTGGAGTACCACACCTGGTTCGCCCCGGTAAAGAACCTGGGCGTGCAGGACGGTTCGCTGGTGCTTGGCGTGCGCAATTCCTTCGCGCAGGAGTGGTTCAGGAAACACTATCTGGAACTGCTGGAAGACGCCCTGCGCAGCCTGGGGGCGCAAAACCCGCAGGTGAGTTTTCAGGTGCTGCCTGCGCAGCAAGACGCCCTGCTGTCTCTCAATGATCCGCCCCCCCCGCCAGCAGTAGTCACGGCGGGAAAGCCGGCGCCGGTCATTCATCCGGTACCCACGGCGGACAACCGCAGGAGCCTGAACCCCAAGTACACCTTCGAGAATTTCGTGGTGGGGCCCAACAACAACCTCGCGCACGCGGCGGCGCTGGCAGTGGCCGAGTCGCCCGGCAAGGCTTACAATCCCCTTTTCATTTACGGAGACGTGGGGCTGGGGAAAACGCACCTGATGCACGCGGTGGGCCATTACATCGCCGAGCGCTTTCCCGAGAAACGCATCGAGTACGTGTCCACCGAGACATTTACGAACGAACTCATCAATTCTATTCGTGACGACAAGACCACGCAGTTCAGAAACCGTTACCGCAGCGTGGATCTGCTGCTGGTGGACGATATTCAATTCGTGGCCGGCAAAGAGCGCACGCAGGAAGAGTTTTTTCACACCTTCAATGCCCTGTACGAGAGCCACAAACAGATCATCCTGAGTTCCGACCGTCCGCCGAAGGAAATCCAGACGCTCGAAGGCCGCCTGCGCAGCCGCTTCGAGTGGGGCCTGATCACGGACATCCAGTCGCCGGAGTTCGAGACTCGCGTGGCGATCCTGAAAATGAATGCGGAGCACAACCGCATCAGCGTGCCGCAGGAAGTGCTGGAACTTATCGCGCGTCAGGTCACCAGCAACATCCGCGAGCTGGAGGGCGCCCTGATGCGCGTGGTGGCGTTCGCCAGCCTGAACAACGTGCCTTTTTCCCGCGCCGTGGCGGCCAAAGCCCTCAGCAACATCTTTACGCCGCAGGAAGTCAAGGTGGAGATGATGGACGTGCTGCGTCAGGTGGCCTCGCACTACAACATGCCGCCCGAGGTGATTCGCGGCAGTGGACGCGTGCGTGAAGTGGTCGTGCCGCGACAGGTGGCGCAGTACCTGATCCGTGAGTTGACAGATCACAGCCTGCCGGAAATCGGACAGTTTTTCGGGCGCGATCACAGCACAGTTATGCACGCCATCAACAAGGTATCGGAGCAGATGGGCAAGGACGCGGACGTAACCGAGGCCATCACCATCCTCAGGAAGCGCATGCAAGGCACCGAAGATGATGAGCTGGAAGCATAA
- the dprA gene encoding DNA-processing protein DprA, producing MDAAELLALLTLRFTPNLGPRRIESLRTHFGSAQQALQASLLDLRGVPGLDAKSAAAVGDKKAAQQAETELQKCQQVGAQLIGRGLPTYPPALDALGDPPPVLWVLGDLPALPTVPRSIGLVGTRAASQPALSLTRAIAGDLARADVVVISGLARGIDTQAHTAAVEAGGISIGVLGSAVDRIYPGENVPLSRRLTLISEYPLGTGPAQHHFPTRNRLIAALSAGVVIVEGEKKSGSMITATHALECGRSVFAVPGRAGDPRAAGPHRLIREGAVLTESAQDILDELNWGTAPSQPLPDLPLEQARVLRALTAPATLDDLQMGTGLTLPELQTALVMLQLMGLVEEIGGRWARR from the coding sequence ATGGACGCTGCCGAACTCCTGGCCCTGCTGACCCTCCGCTTCACGCCGAACCTGGGGCCGCGCCGCATCGAGTCTTTGCGAACGCACTTCGGTAGTGCCCAGCAGGCCCTACAAGCCAGCCTGCTGGACTTGCGGGGCGTTCCGGGGCTCGACGCGAAAAGTGCCGCCGCTGTCGGGGACAAAAAAGCAGCGCAGCAGGCCGAAACAGAACTCCAGAAGTGCCAGCAGGTCGGCGCCCAGCTCATCGGGCGCGGCCTGCCCACTTACCCGCCCGCCCTGGACGCCCTGGGTGACCCGCCGCCTGTGCTGTGGGTGCTGGGTGACCTGCCCGCCCTGCCGACTGTGCCCCGCAGCATCGGCCTGGTGGGCACCCGCGCCGCCAGCCAACCGGCGTTGAGCCTCACCAGGGCCATCGCGGGTGACCTGGCCCGCGCCGATGTCGTGGTGATCAGTGGCCTGGCGCGCGGCATCGATACGCAGGCGCACACCGCCGCGGTGGAGGCTGGCGGCATCAGTATCGGCGTGCTGGGCAGTGCCGTAGACCGCATTTACCCCGGCGAGAATGTTCCCCTTTCGCGCCGCCTTACGCTCATCAGCGAGTACCCGCTGGGCACCGGGCCAGCCCAGCACCACTTCCCGACCAGAAACCGCCTGATTGCCGCCCTCAGTGCTGGCGTGGTCATTGTCGAAGGGGAAAAGAAATCAGGGTCTATGATCACCGCCACACACGCACTGGAGTGTGGACGCAGCGTGTTCGCCGTGCCGGGCCGCGCGGGTGACCCCCGGGCCGCCGGGCCACATCGACTGATCCGCGAAGGAGCCGTGCTCACGGAGTCGGCGCAGGACATCTTGGACGAACTGAACTGGGGAACCGCGCCCAGTCAGCCTCTGCCTGACCTGCCGCTGGAACAGGCCAGGGTGCTAAGGGCCCTGACGGCGCCCGCCACCCTGGATGACCTGCAAATGGGCACCGGCCTGACCCTGCCCGAGCTTCAGACGGCCCTGGTCATGCTGCAACTCATGGGCCTCGTCGAGGAAATCGGCGGACGCTGGGCGCGGCGGTAA
- a CDS encoding NAD-dependent epimerase/dehydratase family protein codes for MRILVLGGARLVGRHIVEALVAAGHEVTMLSRGQTQADLPAAVERLLGDRNDGAPGLSALAGRSWDACVDVSGYTPRQVRASAEFLKGRVGRYVFISTVSVYAEQNRHPILETDPLLPPAAEDVTEVTGETYGPLKVTCEAIVQEVYEDACTILRPQLVTGPHDGTRRYSYWPDRAAREGTMLAAGKDDSIQVIDARDIAQFVVKVIQDDIGGVFNLSGPRLTWGEFLTLLGAGDVFWTTPEHLEQVGVNFYELPVYLPANSEQGGIMEVSNGRARAAGLTLTAPLKTAQDTREWSKTADLEYNLTPEREAEILALLRGRR; via the coding sequence ATGCGAATTCTGGTTCTGGGCGGGGCGCGGCTGGTGGGGCGTCACATCGTGGAGGCGCTGGTGGCAGCGGGGCATGAGGTGACCATGCTGTCGCGCGGGCAGACGCAGGCCGACTTGCCGGCAGCGGTGGAGCGCCTGCTCGGTGACCGAAACGACGGCGCCCCTGGCCTGTCCGCGCTGGCGGGCCGTTCGTGGGATGCCTGCGTGGACGTGAGCGGGTACACGCCGCGTCAGGTGCGGGCCAGCGCGGAATTCCTGAAGGGTCGGGTGGGGCGTTATGTGTTCATCAGTACTGTGAGCGTATACGCCGAGCAGAACCGCCACCCCATCCTGGAGACTGACCCGCTGCTTCCCCCAGCGGCGGAGGACGTGACCGAGGTCACCGGGGAAACGTACGGCCCCTTGAAGGTGACGTGCGAGGCCATCGTTCAGGAAGTGTATGAGGATGCCTGCACCATCCTGCGTCCGCAACTGGTGACAGGGCCACACGATGGCACCCGCCGTTACTCCTACTGGCCGGATCGGGCGGCGCGTGAGGGAACCATGCTGGCGGCTGGAAAAGATGACTCCATTCAGGTCATTGACGCGCGGGACATCGCTCAGTTCGTGGTGAAAGTCATTCAGGATGACATCGGTGGGGTATTCAACCTGTCCGGGCCGCGCCTGACCTGGGGAGAGTTCCTGACCCTTCTGGGGGCAGGGGACGTGTTCTGGACGACGCCCGAACATCTGGAACAGGTGGGCGTGAATTTCTATGAATTGCCTGTTTATCTTCCCGCGAACAGTGAGCAGGGCGGCATCATGGAGGTCAGCAACGGGCGCGCGCGGGCGGCGGGCCTCACCCTGACGGCTCCGCTGAAGACCGCGCAGGACACCCGTGAGTGGAGCAAAACTGCCGACCTGGAGTACAACCTGACGCCGGAACGCGAGGCGGAGATCCTGGCCCTGCTGCGAGGGCGCCGTTAG
- the dnaN gene encoding DNA polymerase III subunit beta, producing the protein MKANVTKKTLSDGLSLLERVIPSRSSNPLLTSLKVEATEAGLTLSGTNLEIDLSCFVPAEVQNPQNFVVPAHLFAQIVRNLGGELVELEITGQELSVRSGGSDFKLQTGDIEAYPPLTFPSYADVSLNAEELARAFASVRYAASNEAFQAVFRGIKLEHHGVAARVVASDGYRVAIRDFPASGDGRNLIIPARSVDELIRVLKDGEARFTYGEGMLTVTTDRVRMNLKLLDGDFPDYERVIPKDIKLQVTLPATALKEAVNRVAVLADKNANNRVEFLVSEGKLKLAAEGDYGRAQDTLDVVQGGTEPAMSLAFNARHVLDALGPIEGEAELLFSGSTSPAIFRGTDGGGYMAVMVTLRV; encoded by the coding sequence ATGAAGGCGAATGTCACAAAAAAAACCCTTAGCGATGGTCTCAGTCTCCTTGAACGCGTCATTCCCAGCCGCAGCAGCAACCCGCTTTTGACGTCCCTAAAAGTCGAAGCCACCGAAGCCGGACTGACGCTAAGCGGCACCAACCTTGAAATTGACCTGTCGTGCTTCGTTCCGGCAGAAGTGCAGAATCCGCAGAACTTCGTGGTTCCTGCGCACCTGTTTGCGCAGATCGTCCGCAACCTGGGCGGGGAACTGGTGGAACTCGAAATTACGGGGCAGGAATTGTCCGTGCGTTCTGGCGGCTCCGACTTCAAATTGCAGACCGGAGACATCGAAGCGTACCCACCCCTGACTTTCCCCAGCTACGCCGACGTGAGCCTGAACGCCGAGGAACTGGCCCGCGCTTTCGCCAGCGTACGATACGCCGCCAGCAACGAAGCCTTCCAAGCAGTGTTCAGGGGGATCAAACTGGAGCACCACGGCGTGGCGGCCCGCGTCGTCGCGTCCGATGGTTACCGCGTCGCCATTCGGGACTTTCCCGCCAGCGGCGACGGCAGGAACCTGATTATTCCCGCCCGCAGCGTGGACGAACTGATTCGCGTGCTGAAAGACGGCGAGGCCCGCTTCACGTATGGCGAGGGCATGCTGACCGTCACCACGGATCGCGTCCGCATGAACCTGAAGTTGCTGGACGGTGATTTTCCCGATTACGAGCGCGTGATTCCCAAAGACATCAAGTTGCAGGTGACTTTGCCCGCCACTGCCCTGAAGGAAGCTGTGAACCGCGTGGCCGTGCTAGCTGACAAAAACGCCAACAACCGCGTGGAGTTCCTGGTGTCGGAAGGCAAGCTGAAACTGGCCGCCGAGGGCGACTACGGACGCGCTCAGGACACGCTGGATGTCGTGCAAGGCGGTACGGAACCCGCCATGAGCCTTGCGTTCAACGCCCGTCATGTGCTGGATGCCCTTGGACCTATCGAAGGTGAAGCCGAACTTCTGTTCAGCGGCTCTACCAGCCCCGCTATCTTCCGTGGAACGGACGGAGGCGGCTATATGGCGGTCATGGTCACGCTGCGCGTTTAA
- a CDS encoding alpha/beta fold hydrolase, with amino-acid sequence MTTPEVPEITSSDAWVNHPHGQLLTRTWTPAGALSGVPILLFHDSLGSVELWRHFPAQLSKATRRQVIAYDRLGFGQSDAYVQELPLDFIADEARTYVPALMEQLGLKRFIALGHSVGGGIAVNVAALYPQAVVALISESAQAFVEDQTLSGVAEAREQFRDERQVARLAKYHGNKARWVLSAWTDTWLSPDFGAWTLKDVLPRVTCPLLVIHGVHDEYGSLRHPQMIGELSGGPAQVEIIQEAYHVPHREKPEVIVQMVAAFVANLE; translated from the coding sequence ATGACCACCCCTGAAGTCCCTGAAATAACGTCAAGTGATGCCTGGGTCAATCACCCGCATGGCCAGTTGTTGACCCGCACCTGGACGCCTGCCGGGGCGTTGTCCGGTGTGCCGATCCTGCTCTTTCACGATTCGCTGGGTTCAGTGGAATTGTGGCGCCATTTTCCAGCGCAGCTGAGTAAGGCCACGCGCCGTCAGGTCATCGCTTATGACCGCCTGGGGTTTGGACAGTCGGACGCTTACGTGCAGGAGCTTCCGCTTGATTTCATTGCCGACGAGGCCAGAACGTATGTCCCCGCTTTGATGGAGCAACTGGGGCTGAAGCGGTTTATCGCGCTGGGCCACAGTGTCGGGGGCGGCATAGCCGTGAACGTCGCGGCCCTCTATCCACAGGCGGTCGTGGCCCTGATCAGCGAGTCGGCGCAGGCTTTCGTTGAAGACCAGACCCTGAGCGGCGTCGCCGAAGCCCGGGAGCAGTTCAGGGACGAGCGGCAGGTGGCCAGGTTGGCGAAATACCACGGAAACAAGGCGCGCTGGGTGCTGAGCGCCTGGACAGACACCTGGCTCTCCCCGGACTTTGGGGCGTGGACGCTGAAAGACGTGCTGCCGCGCGTGACCTGCCCCCTGCTGGTCATTCACGGCGTTCACGACGAATACGGTTCGCTGCGTCATCCGCAGATGATCGGCGAACTCAGCGGCGGCCCCGCGCAGGTGGAGATCATTCAGGAGGCTTACCACGTGCCGCACCGCGAGAAACCGGAAGTGATCGTGCAGATGGTGGCGGCGTTCGTCGCCAACCTGGAATAG